One part of the Acinetobacter sp. XS-4 genome encodes these proteins:
- a CDS encoding DUF445 domain-containing protein, translating to MNMAEEVHHVPSLKRSKYFATLALIIVVVLWIALMVADRFLPEYTGFIHILMLGAEAGVVGGLADWYAITVLFRNPFGKLPIPKFLRDHTEIIPRNKARIAESMGRFVQENFLSPQVVERSLEKTDLSLAIGQWLASPQNNTQVVQLIQQTVPKIFEFVSQDQIANFVQNNSVQWVRNTEVNKLASEMLRAVLENDFHQDVLQRGLDIAHEWVVQNPDKTRELTRKMFKALGVWSLAKGASWIGIDVQQRTIDSLVEKVESMLADDEHPWRQEIETIAHSLMLELAKPDSVASQRLNSGKDALLDSPQVLNFISGAVTILCNAIKEDLMKEDSGIAMNLRAAIQQLGENLVQNAKVREVLNKEMTGLALTFTDQYSHKIIRYVSERIHEWDSREMIGKIENEVGGDLHMIRVNGVVVGAFIGLTLGVIRAVIESIL from the coding sequence ATGAACATGGCAGAAGAAGTTCACCACGTGCCCAGTCTTAAACGTAGCAAATATTTTGCTACTCTGGCGCTTATTATTGTCGTTGTGCTGTGGATTGCACTGATGGTGGCTGATCGTTTTCTGCCAGAGTACACAGGTTTTATTCATATTCTAATGTTAGGGGCAGAAGCAGGTGTCGTCGGTGGCTTAGCTGACTGGTACGCGATTACCGTTCTATTTCGGAACCCTTTTGGTAAGTTACCCATTCCTAAGTTTTTACGCGACCACACCGAAATTATTCCACGCAACAAAGCTCGCATTGCAGAATCAATGGGACGTTTTGTACAAGAAAATTTTCTTTCACCTCAAGTGGTCGAACGAAGCTTAGAAAAAACTGACTTGAGCCTCGCAATTGGTCAATGGTTGGCAAGCCCACAAAACAATACTCAAGTGGTACAGCTCATTCAGCAAACCGTACCGAAAATTTTTGAGTTTGTTAGCCAAGATCAAATTGCCAATTTTGTGCAAAATAATAGTGTGCAATGGGTGCGTAATACTGAAGTCAATAAACTCGCAAGTGAAATGCTACGCGCGGTATTGGAAAATGATTTCCACCAAGATGTCTTACAGCGTGGACTCGATATCGCGCATGAATGGGTGGTACAAAACCCAGATAAAACCCGTGAATTAACCCGAAAAATGTTTAAAGCGCTTGGTGTCTGGTCACTTGCAAAAGGCGCAAGCTGGATTGGTATTGATGTTCAACAACGTACCATCGACTCACTCGTTGAAAAAGTAGAATCGATGTTGGCAGACGATGAACATCCTTGGCGACAAGAAATTGAAACCATTGCCCACTCTCTCATGCTTGAGTTGGCAAAACCAGACAGCGTTGCTAGCCAACGCCTCAACAGCGGTAAAGATGCCCTTCTCGATAGTCCACAAGTCCTCAATTTCATCAGTGGTGCTGTTACTATTTTGTGTAATGCCATTAAAGAAGATTTAATGAAAGAAGACTCTGGCATTGCAATGAACCTAAGAGCTGCTATTCAACAACTGGGTGAAAACCTCGTTCAAAATGCCAAAGTACGTGAAGTGCTAAACAAAGAAATGACAGGACTTGCGCTGACTTTTACAGATCAATATAGCCATAAAATCATACGCTATGTCAGTGAACGCATTCATGAATGGGATTCACGCGAAATGATCGGGAAAATTGAAAATGAAGTCGGTGGCGACCTACATATGATCCGAGTAAATGGCGTTGTAGTAGGTGCATTTATTGGTTTGACACTGGGTGTAATTCGGGCAGTGATTGAATCAATTTTATAA
- a CDS encoding DUF924 family protein yields the protein MNEQDILNFWFSPEHRSLWFAKSDDFDKKICETFSDVHRQATQAELWSWRKTAEGRLAEIIVLDQFSRNIYRDQPQSFAYDSLALALAQEAISLQLDAQLNPEQRSFLYMPFMHSESKLIHEFALKLFQRLGNEINLSFEKKHKVIIDRFGRYPHRNTILGRVSTPEETEFLLEPNSSF from the coding sequence ATGAACGAACAAGACATTTTAAACTTTTGGTTTTCTCCTGAACACCGTTCACTTTGGTTTGCAAAAAGTGATGATTTTGACAAAAAAATTTGCGAAACTTTTTCTGACGTTCATCGACAGGCAACTCAAGCTGAATTGTGGTCATGGCGAAAAACAGCTGAAGGCCGTCTGGCAGAGATTATTGTACTAGACCAGTTTTCTCGCAACATTTATCGTGATCAACCCCAATCTTTTGCCTACGACAGCTTGGCATTAGCTTTGGCACAAGAAGCGATTAGCTTGCAACTCGATGCACAGCTTAATCCAGAGCAACGTTCTTTTTTATATATGCCGTTTATGCATAGTGAATCAAAATTGATTCATGAGTTTGCCTTGAAACTCTTTCAACGTCTCGGCAATGAAATTAATTTAAGTTTTGAGAAAAAGCATAAAGTCATTATTGATCGCTTTGGACGCTATCCTCATCGAAATACCATTCTCGGGCGTGTTTCTACTCCAGAGGAAACTGAATTTTTATTAGAACCGAACAGTAGTTTTTAA
- the gshA gene encoding glutamate--cysteine ligase yields MSQPTTPSQSVIPAWVDSSLLQGMLRGIERESLRMQSNGFLSQELHPKALGSALTHPQITTDYSEALMEFITSPKPTIEEALHELTDIHAVVHRHLENGEKLWPLSMPCMLDDNEERIRLAQYGTSNIGRFKTLYRRGLGIRYGRRMQTISGVHYNLSFPDTLFAELQAHETDEQLKLLNLQDYRSHRYFGLIRNFIRLTPLVMFLVGASPTVCRCFLTGHKHQLLPLIKGSYYLPYATALRMGRLGYQNSAQKSLGIHYNNLTGYLDGLQKAVHSPYPPFSRLGLNDASGEPLQINDHVLQIENEYYSLVRPKQVPQSGETPSQALKNRGVGYVELRAVDVNPYSAIGVDETTAGFLEVLALYCLLSDSPELLGPEQDLVEKNQTEVVNRGRAPNATITDLIGSYHIEDWARLYIAKMQDCAQLLDQTYSTDLYGSALAIMQARIDEVDETLSAHVIDDTLKHGGTWSFGSHMAQLHAESYEEHEISVETLKHFEQLAAQSLQQQEQLEQDTQVSFDQYLEQYR; encoded by the coding sequence ATGAGTCAACCCACTACACCCTCTCAATCAGTTATTCCTGCTTGGGTGGATTCGTCGCTACTACAAGGCATGTTACGTGGAATAGAGCGTGAAAGCCTACGTATGCAAAGTAATGGGTTCTTATCACAAGAGTTACATCCGAAGGCTTTAGGCTCGGCTTTAACACATCCACAAATTACGACTGATTATTCAGAAGCATTGATGGAGTTTATTACCTCGCCCAAGCCAACCATTGAAGAAGCTTTGCATGAGCTCACCGATATTCATGCGGTTGTGCATCGTCATTTAGAAAATGGTGAAAAACTTTGGCCGCTGTCTATGCCATGTATGTTAGACGACAATGAAGAACGAATTCGTCTAGCACAATACGGCACCTCTAATATTGGTCGTTTTAAAACACTATATCGCCGTGGGTTGGGCATTCGATATGGCCGTCGTATGCAGACCATTTCAGGCGTGCATTACAATTTATCTTTTCCGGATACACTTTTTGCCGAGCTACAAGCTCATGAAACTGACGAACAATTAAAATTATTAAATTTGCAGGATTATCGTAGCCATCGTTATTTTGGACTTATTCGTAACTTTATCCGTTTAACACCACTGGTTATGTTTTTAGTGGGCGCTAGCCCAACGGTATGTCGTTGTTTCTTAACTGGACATAAACATCAGTTATTGCCTTTAATCAAAGGTTCATACTATTTACCGTATGCTACAGCTTTGCGTATGGGACGATTGGGCTATCAAAACTCAGCCCAAAAAAGCTTAGGTATTCACTACAACAATTTGACTGGTTATCTGGATGGTTTACAAAAAGCCGTTCATTCTCCTTACCCGCCATTTAGCCGTTTAGGGTTAAATGATGCCTCTGGTGAGCCGTTGCAAATTAATGATCATGTTTTGCAGATCGAGAATGAATATTACAGTCTTGTACGTCCGAAACAGGTGCCTCAATCAGGTGAAACACCGTCTCAAGCCTTGAAAAATCGAGGTGTAGGATATGTTGAACTACGTGCTGTTGATGTAAACCCATATTCGGCAATTGGTGTTGATGAAACGACGGCAGGTTTCCTTGAAGTGTTAGCACTTTATTGTTTGCTAAGTGACAGCCCAGAGCTATTAGGCCCTGAGCAAGACTTGGTTGAGAAAAATCAGACCGAGGTGGTAAACCGAGGGCGAGCGCCGAACGCAACTATTACAGATTTAATAGGGTCATACCACATCGAAGATTGGGCACGGTTATATATTGCAAAAATGCAAGATTGTGCACAGCTACTCGATCAGACCTATTCAACGGACTTGTATGGCTCAGCATTAGCGATCATGCAAGCACGAATTGATGAAGTTGATGAGACTTTATCTGCCCATGTCATTGACGATACGTTAAAACATGGTGGAACTTGGAGTTTTGGTAGCCACATGGCGCAATTACATGCTGAAAGTTATGAAGAGCATGAGATTAGTGTGGAAACCTTGAAACATTTTGAACAATTGGCTGCACAGTCGTTACAGCAGCAAGAACAACTTGAGCAAGATACTCAGGTCAGTTTTGACCAATATCTTGAACAATATCGATAA
- a CDS encoding disulfide bond formation protein B — translation MRLSYRLVSGLLVLASIVGMSFALYLEHVKGLEPCPLCIFQRVGLMAMGFVALIAFLHNPVSNAVKRFYAFLAGIAILWSVGVAGRHVWIQHLPADQVPSCGPGLNYLVDALPMKAVLQEVLAGSGECAAIDWTFLGQSLPVWSLVYFLLLLLVCLWQLFRFYPVFKTAKK, via the coding sequence ATGCGATTAAGTTACCGTTTGGTGAGTGGACTACTTGTTTTAGCAAGTATTGTCGGCATGTCTTTTGCGTTGTATCTGGAACATGTAAAAGGTTTAGAGCCATGTCCGCTCTGTATTTTTCAACGTGTTGGCTTAATGGCGATGGGTTTTGTGGCGCTCATAGCATTTTTGCATAACCCGGTTTCCAATGCGGTTAAACGCTTTTATGCATTTTTGGCTGGCATCGCAATTTTATGGTCAGTCGGAGTGGCAGGCCGTCATGTTTGGATACAGCATTTACCAGCAGATCAAGTACCGAGTTGTGGACCAGGTTTAAACTATTTAGTTGATGCCTTACCTATGAAAGCCGTTTTACAAGAAGTGCTTGCTGGTTCAGGTGAATGTGCTGCAATTGATTGGACCTTTTTAGGTCAATCTTTACCAGTTTGGTCATTGGTTTATTTCCTTTTGCTATTACTGGTATGTTTATGGCAGTTGTTCCGTTTTTATCCAGTATTTAAGACTGCGAAAAAATAA
- a CDS encoding alpha/beta fold hydrolase, whose product MPSLTPLHETYCKWDRTPPSQADVLEGLAQLFSTSLNGVHELIQVINIEVLKNAFGVSTQNAKNFQKRPFVQKAYQFSYGALQKYGSHFLAPSLRHIIEKYPTLHEKPLTPSLHFLVGILNGIFGDYLLKQHSPLALPMVLYDHYGAIQQGELAGRIVILVHGLCMNHLSWSNAHYGGIGERLLAQRDHNTMLYLNYNTGRRISANGRSFSNVLEDLVQRNPRITSIDIIGHSMGGLVSRSALFYGKQNMYQWIHMVENLVCIGSPHHGAVLERFGFTIQDKLGAFPFVGLLGQLVNIRSNGILDLRHGSVRDDDWEYMDARIGMMDDNRAPAPLPSHINTFLVAGTLEFEKVRNKALTVIGDYLVSVKSALGEHPNPRFQLKVPDSHKAVFYGLNHFEIQYHSSVAEQITRWLYPNVNDYVQEGIQTHIIDMPNYTLEDLEGIVET is encoded by the coding sequence ATGCCGAGCTTAACACCACTACATGAAACTTATTGTAAATGGGATCGTACGCCACCGAGTCAGGCAGACGTACTAGAAGGTTTAGCTCAACTGTTCAGCACCAGCTTAAATGGTGTACATGAATTAATACAAGTTATTAATATTGAAGTATTAAAAAATGCTTTTGGTGTGAGCACACAAAATGCAAAAAACTTTCAAAAACGACCATTTGTGCAAAAGGCATATCAATTTTCTTATGGCGCATTACAAAAATATGGTAGTCACTTTTTAGCGCCAAGTTTACGTCACATTATTGAAAAATATCCCACACTTCATGAAAAGCCACTCACCCCAAGCCTACATTTTTTAGTCGGAATTTTGAATGGAATTTTTGGGGATTACCTACTTAAACAACATAGTCCACTGGCCTTACCAATGGTGCTATACGATCACTACGGTGCAATACAACAAGGGGAACTTGCAGGACGTATTGTGATTTTGGTTCATGGTTTGTGTATGAATCATCTTAGTTGGTCAAACGCACATTATGGTGGTATTGGAGAACGTCTGTTAGCACAGCGTGACCATAACACTATGCTGTATTTAAATTACAATACAGGTCGACGTATTTCAGCTAATGGCCGCAGCTTTTCAAATGTATTAGAAGACTTAGTACAACGTAACCCGAGAATTACCAGTATTGATATCATTGGCCATAGCATGGGTGGATTAGTTTCTCGAAGTGCTCTGTTTTACGGCAAACAAAATATGTATCAATGGATTCATATGGTCGAGAATCTGGTCTGCATTGGTTCTCCGCATCATGGTGCTGTCTTGGAGCGCTTTGGCTTTACCATACAAGATAAGCTCGGAGCCTTCCCTTTTGTGGGTTTACTCGGTCAACTGGTTAATATTCGTAGTAACGGCATTTTAGACCTACGCCACGGTAGCGTTCGTGATGATGACTGGGAATATATGGATGCCCGTATTGGCATGATGGATGATAACCGTGCACCTGCTCCATTGCCGTCTCATATCAATACCTTTTTAGTGGCAGGCACACTCGAGTTTGAAAAAGTACGTAACAAAGCGCTTACCGTGATTGGCGACTACCTAGTGAGTGTGAAAAGCGCGCTGGGTGAACACCCGAATCCACGTTTTCAGCTCAAAGTTCCAGATTCGCACAAAGCCGTGTTCTATGGCCTAAATCACTTTGAAATTCAGTATCACTCGAGTGTCGCGGAACAGATTACTCGCTGGCTATATCCTAATGTTAATGATTATGTGCAAGAAGGTATTCAAACCCATATTATTGATATGCCGAACTATACGCTCGAAGATTTAGAAGGAATTGTAGAGACGTAA
- a CDS encoding YqiA/YcfP family alpha/beta fold hydrolase gives MNIIYLHGFNSSSLSIKGLSLRQYCSELGINVHLPNLNRSPDQVVEQVSELIESLDDVALVGSSLGGFFATYFVAKYNIPAVLINPAMQPWKLFDELFQVESMPYVVNDQWSIDHVQLRQLQQLELKQPKNADKILVLLQQGDEILDYRQAQRYYSAATPSSLILTDAHGNHAMEDFEEKLPLVIEFFAHTIK, from the coding sequence ATGAATATTATCTACCTCCATGGTTTTAATAGTAGCTCTCTTTCGATTAAAGGACTGAGCTTAAGGCAGTATTGTAGCGAATTAGGGATTAATGTGCATTTGCCAAACCTGAATAGATCTCCAGATCAGGTGGTTGAGCAAGTTTCAGAACTTATTGAAAGTCTGGATGATGTTGCATTGGTTGGTAGTAGTTTAGGTGGTTTTTTTGCGACATATTTTGTCGCGAAATATAATATTCCGGCTGTACTGATTAATCCTGCTATGCAACCATGGAAGCTGTTTGATGAGTTGTTTCAAGTTGAAAGCATGCCCTATGTGGTGAATGATCAATGGTCAATTGATCATGTTCAGTTGCGACAATTACAACAACTGGAACTGAAACAACCTAAAAATGCCGACAAAATACTCGTCTTGTTGCAACAAGGCGACGAAATTTTGGATTATCGTCAAGCACAACGCTATTATAGTGCTGCAACGCCATCCTCATTGATTTTGACGGATGCTCATGGCAATCATGCTATGGAAGATTTTGAAGAAAAATTACCGTTAGTGATCGAATTCTTTGCGCACACCATCAAATAA
- the parE gene encoding DNA topoisomerase IV subunit B: protein MTQYTAQSLEVLSGLDPVRRRPGMYTDTTRPNHLAQEVIDNAVDEALAGHADKICVTVYKDGSLSVEDNGRGMPVDIHPEYGQCGIEIILTKLHAGGKFSTDNYQFSGGLHGVGISVVNALSTRVEVEVQRQGNLYQMAFEQGEPVAPLAVLEGKTPKRATGTTVHFWPEAKYFDSPKFALKALKHNLKAKAVLAAGLKIIYIDQINDEKIEWQFENGLVDYLMDELQDREILPNPAFVSNGQADRAACEFAICWNVEGGEQVQESYVNLIPTAQGGTHVNGLRSGVTEALREFCELRNLLPRNLKLSAEDVWDGVNYILSLKFQEPQFSGQTKERLSSREASNIVLNIAKDAFSLWLNQHAEVAMQLAEMAISKAGRRLKAAKKVERKKIVSGPALPGKLADCVGQTREDTELFIVEGDSAGGSAKQARDKNFQAIMPIRGKILNTWEVSSDEVLASQEVHDIAIAIGVDPGSDDLSELRYGKICILADADSDGLHIATLLCALFVKHFPTLVEEGHLFVAMPPLFRIDIGKDVHYALDDDELEVILKNVKGNRNPQITRFKGLGEMNASQLRETTMDPNTRRLVQLDLDDAHFTAGLLDKLLAKKRSADRKQWLEQKGNLADITV, encoded by the coding sequence GTGACACAATATACGGCTCAATCGCTTGAAGTCCTTTCTGGTTTAGACCCTGTTCGCCGTCGTCCAGGGATGTATACCGATACGACTCGACCTAACCATTTAGCTCAGGAAGTTATTGATAATGCTGTTGATGAAGCATTAGCGGGTCATGCCGACAAAATATGTGTCACAGTTTATAAAGATGGTTCATTGTCGGTTGAAGATAATGGTCGTGGTATGCCGGTTGATATTCATCCTGAATATGGTCAATGTGGTATCGAAATTATTTTGACCAAGCTCCATGCTGGCGGTAAATTTAGTACTGATAACTACCAGTTTTCTGGTGGTTTGCATGGTGTGGGGATTTCGGTTGTAAATGCTTTATCAACACGTGTTGAAGTCGAAGTACAACGTCAGGGTAACCTATATCAAATGGCGTTTGAGCAGGGTGAACCAGTTGCACCATTAGCCGTTCTCGAGGGTAAAACACCAAAACGTGCGACAGGTACAACAGTACATTTTTGGCCTGAAGCAAAATATTTTGATAGTCCGAAATTTGCTTTAAAAGCCCTAAAACACAATTTAAAAGCCAAAGCTGTTTTAGCGGCTGGCTTAAAAATTATCTATATCGATCAAATTAACGATGAAAAAATCGAATGGCAATTTGAAAATGGCCTCGTCGATTATTTGATGGATGAATTGCAAGACCGCGAAATTTTGCCAAATCCTGCTTTTGTGAGTAATGGTCAGGCAGACCGTGCGGCGTGTGAATTTGCGATTTGCTGGAATGTAGAAGGTGGTGAGCAGGTTCAAGAAAGTTATGTCAACCTGATTCCAACCGCACAAGGCGGTACTCATGTGAATGGTTTACGCTCAGGTGTAACGGAGGCTTTACGTGAGTTCTGTGAGCTGCGGAACCTGTTGCCAAGAAATCTCAAACTATCGGCAGAAGATGTCTGGGATGGTGTGAACTATATTTTGTCACTTAAGTTCCAAGAACCACAGTTTTCAGGTCAAACCAAAGAGCGCCTTTCTAGTCGAGAAGCATCAAATATTGTTTTAAATATTGCCAAAGATGCTTTTTCACTTTGGTTAAACCAACATGCTGAAGTTGCCATGCAACTGGCAGAAATGGCGATTTCTAAAGCAGGTCGTCGTTTAAAAGCAGCGAAAAAAGTTGAGCGTAAAAAGATTGTTTCTGGCCCTGCTTTACCGGGTAAATTGGCTGACTGTGTTGGGCAAACCCGTGAAGACACTGAGCTATTCATTGTCGAGGGTGACTCAGCAGGTGGTAGTGCCAAGCAAGCACGTGATAAAAACTTTCAAGCTATCATGCCAATTCGTGGAAAAATCTTAAATACGTGGGAAGTTTCTTCTGACGAGGTTTTGGCTTCTCAAGAGGTTCACGATATTGCGATTGCCATTGGCGTAGACCCAGGTAGTGATGATTTATCAGAGCTACGTTACGGCAAAATCTGTATTTTGGCCGATGCTGACTCGGACGGTTTACATATTGCGACTTTGCTTTGCGCTTTATTCGTTAAACACTTTCCTACCTTGGTTGAAGAAGGCCATCTGTTTGTAGCAATGCCACCATTGTTCCGTATCGACATTGGTAAAGATGTCCATTACGCGCTTGATGATGATGAGCTTGAAGTCATCTTGAAAAATGTAAAAGGCAATCGTAATCCGCAAATTACCCGATTCAAAGGATTGGGTGAGATGAACGCGAGCCAGCTACGTGAAACAACCATGGATCCAAACACTCGTCGTTTAGTGCAGCTCGATCTAGATGATGCTCATTTTACAGCTGGTTTACTTGATAAGTTACTTGCCAAAAAACGTTCGGCAGATCGTAAGCAGTGGCTTGAGCAGAAAGGTAACTTAGCTGATATCACTGTTTAA
- a CDS encoding ureidoglycolate lyase yields MIMKNVQIQPLTIENFQPFGEVICCDGHDFFHINDAHTERYHALVETEIEGEAKAGISIFRNIKASLLPLEISMLERHPKGSQAFIPLQQQKFLIIVAPAFDENTPDISKLCAFVSNGKQSINYRAGTWHHPLLTFEAPSDFAVVDRIGGGANCDVFQFPLAIKITT; encoded by the coding sequence ATGATCATGAAGAATGTTCAAATTCAGCCCTTAACCATTGAAAACTTTCAGCCCTTCGGAGAGGTCATCTGTTGCGACGGGCATGACTTTTTTCATATTAACGATGCCCACACCGAGCGCTACCACGCGCTCGTTGAAACTGAAATTGAAGGGGAAGCAAAAGCAGGAATTAGTATTTTTCGTAATATTAAAGCCAGCCTGTTACCTCTGGAAATTTCAATGCTAGAGCGTCATCCGAAAGGGTCTCAGGCATTTATTCCACTACAGCAACAAAAGTTTTTAATTATTGTCGCGCCCGCTTTCGATGAAAACACTCCTGATATTTCAAAGCTATGTGCATTTGTTTCAAATGGAAAGCAAAGTATCAATTATCGGGCGGGTACATGGCATCATCCTTTGCTTACCTTTGAAGCACCGAGTGATTTTGCAGTGGTAGATCGAATTGGAGGTGGAGCGAATTGTGATGTTTTTCAATTTCCACTTGCTATAAAAATTACGACCTAA
- the alc gene encoding allantoicase yields the protein MATLHAPAFELPEILNTKTNLADARIGAQVIECSDDFFAEAKRMLQFDAPIFVEDKFDDNGKWMDGWETRRKRHAGYDWCIVKLGVSGKISALDIDTSFFTGNYPASASLEACYAPNGDLTGAKWESLLGNTELGPSQHHIFMVNNDALFTHIRLNIFPDGGIARLRVYGDVHIQVTDSEQILDLLALENGGRVVAYSDAHFGHPRNLINPARGINMGDGWETKRRRAPGYDWCILALGKSGKIEKLEIDTAHFKGNFPAQVSIQAVYLENATDAQLIPQSMFWSYLLEAQPMQMDHIHEYVNEILPHEKISHIRINMIPDGGISRVRLWGKIAKS from the coding sequence ATGGCAACATTGCACGCTCCAGCGTTTGAACTTCCAGAAATTTTGAATACAAAAACCAATTTGGCAGATGCCAGAATTGGTGCACAAGTCATTGAGTGTTCAGATGATTTCTTTGCAGAAGCAAAGCGTATGCTGCAATTTGATGCCCCTATTTTTGTTGAAGATAAATTTGATGACAACGGCAAATGGATGGATGGATGGGAAACGCGCCGTAAGCGTCACGCAGGCTATGACTGGTGCATTGTGAAGCTTGGTGTAAGTGGGAAAATCAGTGCACTTGATATTGATACCAGCTTTTTCACAGGAAATTATCCAGCATCTGCATCTTTAGAAGCATGTTATGCACCAAATGGTGACCTGACAGGGGCAAAATGGGAGAGCCTTTTAGGAAATACTGAACTCGGGCCAAGTCAGCATCATATTTTTATGGTCAATAATGATGCACTATTCACCCATATACGTCTCAATATTTTCCCAGATGGTGGTATTGCCCGTTTACGTGTCTATGGAGACGTTCATATTCAGGTGACTGATAGCGAGCAAATTCTCGATTTATTAGCCCTAGAAAATGGTGGCCGTGTCGTTGCCTATAGCGATGCTCATTTCGGACATCCGCGTAATTTGATTAACCCGGCCCGTGGCATCAACATGGGCGATGGATGGGAAACCAAACGCCGCCGAGCACCGGGTTATGACTGGTGTATTCTTGCGTTGGGTAAAAGCGGAAAAATTGAAAAGCTTGAAATTGATACGGCTCACTTTAAAGGGAATTTCCCTGCCCAAGTATCTATTCAAGCGGTTTACCTTGAAAATGCAACCGATGCACAACTGATTCCACAAAGTATGTTCTGGTCTTATTTACTTGAAGCTCAACCGATGCAAATGGATCATATTCATGAATACGTGAATGAGATTTTACCGCATGAAAAAATCTCTCATATTCGTATTAACATGATTCCAGACGGTGGTATTAGTCGTGTTCGTTTATGGGGAAAAATTGCCAAGTCATGA
- the hpxO gene encoding FAD-dependent urate hydroxylase HpxO yields the protein MNVVIIGAGMGGLTTGIALKKFGHQVRIFEQTEKILPVGAAISLWSNGVKCLNYLGLTDKIAKLGGQMDDLAYVDGLTGDVMTQFSLLPLIEEVGQRPYPVARANLQNMLMDEFDRDQIYLGKKMVSLEDKADYVEVHFADGSSTQADLLIGADGTHSLTRTYVLGQQVQRRYAGYVNWNGLVEISEDLAPAQQWTTYVGEGKRASLMPVADGKFYFFLDVPLPAGLDNNRDDYKKLLKQYFADWCLPVQQLIERLDPQKTNRVEIHDIEPFTQFYKGRVVILGDAAHSTTPDIGQGGCQAMEDAIYLARSLQINTLGVEDALRRYQNKRNERANELVLRARKRCDVTHMKDESVTQAWYAELRREQGGHIMQGIISNIVGNPLD from the coding sequence ATGAATGTGGTGATTATTGGTGCGGGAATGGGAGGTCTAACCACAGGCATTGCATTAAAGAAATTTGGTCACCAAGTTCGCATTTTTGAGCAAACTGAAAAGATTCTTCCAGTTGGCGCTGCAATTTCGCTGTGGTCGAATGGTGTGAAATGTCTAAACTATCTCGGATTAACAGACAAAATCGCCAAACTTGGCGGACAAATGGATGATTTGGCCTATGTGGATGGTTTAACTGGAGATGTGATGACACAATTCAGTTTACTGCCATTAATTGAAGAAGTCGGCCAACGCCCATATCCAGTTGCACGTGCTAATTTACAAAATATGCTGATGGATGAATTTGACAGAGATCAGATTTATTTAGGCAAAAAAATGGTCAGCCTTGAAGACAAAGCTGATTATGTTGAGGTCCATTTTGCAGATGGCAGTTCAACGCAGGCTGATCTATTAATTGGGGCTGACGGTACCCACTCACTTACACGGACCTATGTGTTAGGCCAGCAAGTACAGCGCCGTTATGCGGGTTATGTGAACTGGAATGGCTTGGTTGAAATATCTGAAGATTTAGCCCCAGCTCAGCAATGGACGACTTATGTGGGGGAAGGCAAGCGAGCGTCTTTAATGCCAGTTGCAGATGGTAAGTTCTATTTCTTTTTAGATGTGCCTTTGCCAGCAGGATTAGACAATAATCGAGATGACTATAAAAAACTTTTAAAACAATATTTTGCGGATTGGTGTTTGCCCGTACAGCAGCTCATTGAGCGCTTAGACCCGCAAAAGACGAATCGGGTAGAAATCCATGACATTGAACCGTTTACTCAGTTTTATAAAGGTCGTGTAGTGATTTTAGGTGATGCTGCACACAGCACGACACCTGATATTGGTCAAGGCGGTTGCCAAGCGATGGAAGATGCGATTTATTTAGCGCGTTCTCTGCAAATTAACACTTTAGGTGTCGAAGATGCTTTACGTCGCTATCAAAACAAGCGCAATGAGCGTGCAAATGAATTGGTACTTCGTGCGCGTAAACGCTGTGATGTGACCCATATGAAAGATGAAAGCGTTACACAAGCATGGTACGCAGAATTACGCCGTGAACAAGGCGGACATATTATGCAGGGGATTATTAGCAACATTGTTGGTAATCCACTCGATTAA